GAAGAACGCGCCCGTCGCCGGGGTCCAAGCGCTGAATTCTCTCCCCGCGGATCCGGTGGCGGGTGTCTCTGTTGAGCGGACGTACCGCTCTCTGTTGAACCGAAATGTCCTTTCAGCGCTGCTCTTCTGGATTGGTGGCGTCGGCCTGTTCGCCGCGATCGCGAGCTGGATGCCGTCAATCCTGATCGAAGAAGCAGGCATGTCGGAGTCACTGGCGGGATTCCTGACCTCGCTGTTCTCCATCGCGGGCGCGGCGGCGGCACTGTTGGTGCCCATCCTCGCCGAACGGCTGGGCAGTACGAAGAGGATCATCACGGTTGGTGGATTCGTGACAGCGGGTTCGCTTGCGGCGATGACGCTCTTCCTGGCCACCGGAAACTACGTCCTGGTCGCCGTGCTCGTTCCGCTGATCGGCGTCGGCGTATATGCGAGTGAATCGCTGTCATTGGCCGAAGCCATCGAGTCAGTCCAACCGAAGTTTGCGGGTGTGGTCAACGGCATCATCGTCGGAACCCCCTGGATCGTCAGCGGATTCGCCTATCCGTACCTGTTGGGCGCCGTCAAGGATGCCACCGGCAGCTTTGTTCAGGGTTTTGTGGTGCTGACCATCGCCACCATCGTGCTGTGCGCCGTCACGCCGTTCTTCATCAAAGAAACGGCCACTGTCGCACAGCCGAACTCCGACGCGCTGG
The DNA window shown above is from Mycolicibacterium confluentis and carries:
- a CDS encoding MFS transporter → MSNSRWTNLFVAYLALVGAFLPYVGWSPSIGTISEELSLSYSQAGGISSITGLVAGVMILIGGVVASRWGSKNVIMAGLAAGVLGQAVFAMADGFELIIVARVLAGVSVGFLWVATYTMAANWFRDSKMTGRAVGVMLSGDGVGAVLSLFVFSAVLTAFGWRMGLTVQAVCMGAVLIVVMLVSKNAPVAGVQALNSLPADPVAGVSVERTYRSLLNRNVLSALLFWIGGVGLFAAIASWMPSILIEEAGMSESLAGFLTSLFSIAGAAAALLVPILAERLGSTKRIITVGGFVTAGSLAAMTLFLATGNYVLVAVLVPLIGVGVYASESLSLAEAIESVQPKFAGVVNGIIVGTPWIVSGFAYPYLLGAVKDATGSFVQGFVVLTIATIVLCAVTPFFIKETATVAQPNSDAL